One genomic window of Punica granatum isolate Tunisia-2019 chromosome 1, ASM765513v2, whole genome shotgun sequence includes the following:
- the LOC116208516 gene encoding dihydrolipoyl dehydrogenase 1, mitochondrial, translating to MALAGLARRKAYILTRNLSSSTSDALRYSCSLTTFSRGFASSGSDDNDVVVIGGGPGGYVAAIKAAQLGLKTTCIEKRGSLGGTCLNVGCIPSKALLHSSHMYHEAKHSFAHHGVKFPSVEVDLPAMMAQKDKAVSNLTKGIEGLFKKNKVNYVKGYGKFLSPSEISVENLDGENTVVKGKNIIIATGSDVKSLPGITIDEKRIVSSTGALALTEIPKRLVVIGAGYIGLEMGSVWGRLGSEVTVVEFAPEIVPTMDGEIRKQFQRALEKQKMKFMLKTKVVGVDSNGDSVKLTLEPAAGGDQTILETDVVLVSAGRVPFTAGLGLDKIGVETDKAGRILVNERFSTNVPGVYAIGDVIPGPMLAHKAEEDGFACVEFIAGKTGHVDYDKVPGVVYTHPEVASVGKTEEQVKALGVEYRVGKFPFLANSRAKAIDDAEGIVKILAEEETDKILGVHIIAPNAGELIHEAVLAIQYDAASEDIARVCHAHPTMSEALKEAAMATYDKPIHI from the exons ATGGCTTTGGCGGGTCTCGCTCGGCGGAAGGCTTACATCCTCACTCGGAACCTATCCAGCTCCACCTCCGATGCCCTCCGCTACTCCTGCTCCCTCACCACCTTCTCCCGCGGCTTCGCCTCCTCGGGATCCGACGACAACGACGTCGTCGTCATCGGCGGCGGCCCCGGCGGCTACGTGGCGGCCATCAAGGCCGCCCAGCTCGGCCTCAAGACAACCTGCATCGAGAAGCGCGGCAGCCTCGGCGGCACTTGCCTCAACGTAGGTTGCATCCCGTCCAAG GCACTGCTTCATTCCTCCCACATGTACCATGAAGCTAAGCACTCATTTGCCCATCATGGGGTGAAGTTCCCGTCAGTTGAGGTTGACCTACCAGCTATGATGGCCCAAAAGGACAAAGCAGTGTCCAATCTTACGAAAGGTATTGAAGGCCtcttcaagaaaaataaagtaaattacGTCAAAGGTTATGGTAAGTTCCTCTCTCCCTCGGAGATTTCTGTTGAAAATCTTGATGGTGAGAACACAGTTGTGAAGGGAAAGAATATTATAATCGCCACTGGCTCCGATGTAAAATCCTTACCGGGGATTAccattgatgagaagaggaTTGTCTCGTCAACTGGAGCCCTAGCCTTGACAGAAATTCCCAAGAGGCTTGTGGTGATTGGAGCGGGTTACATTGGGCTTGAAATGGGCTCAGTCTGGGGTCGTTTGGGCTCAGAGGTAACTGTTGTTGAGTTTGCCCCTGAGATAGTTCCCACCATGGATGGTGAGATTCGGAAGCAATTCCAACGTGCCCTCGAGAAGCAGAAGATGAAGTTCATGCTTAAAACAAAAGTTGTTGGAGTCGACAGTAATGGTGATAGCGTGAAGTTAACCCTTGAGCCTGCTGCTGGTGGAGATCAGACCATCCTCGAGACCGATGTCGTACTCGTCTCTGCTGGTAGAGTCCCGTTCACCGCTGGGCTCGGTTTGGATAAGATAGGTGTGGAAACTGATAAAGCCGGGAGAATCTTGGTCAATGAACGGTTCTCCACAAATGTCCCTGGTGTCTATGCGATTGGGGATGTAATTCCCGGACCCATGTTGGCCCACAAGGCAGAGGAGGATGGGTTTGCCTGTGTGGAATTCATTGCTGGCAAAACTGGCCATGTGGACTATGATAAGGTTCCTGGGGTTGTGTACACACACCCTGAGGTCGCCTCTGTGGGCAAGACCGAGGAGCAAGTGAAGGCTCTTGGGGTGGAATATCGGGTTGGGAAGTTCCCTTTCCTTGCTAACAGTCGGGCTAAGGCAATTGATGATGCTGAAGGAATCGTGAAGATACTGGCCGAAGAGGAGACAGACAAGATCCTGGGAGTCCACATAATAGCTCCAAATGCTGGGGAGCTAATTCACGAGGCCGTGCTTGCGATTCAGTATGATGCAGCTAGTGAAGATATCGCAAGGGTTTGCCATGCACATCCTACAATGAGTGAGGCCTTGAAGGAAGCCGCGATGGCAACTTATGATAAGCCCAtccacatatga
- the LOC116192444 gene encoding stress-response A/B barrel domain-containing protein HS1-like, whose amino-acid sequence MEEATGVVKHIMLAKFRDGIPPHRVEELIKGYANLVNLIEPMKAFQWGRDVSIEHLHQGFTHVFESTFESTEGVAEYLPHPEHVKFAMHFLPSLEKVIVVDYKPTTVRF is encoded by the exons ATGGAGGAAGCAACGGGAGTAGTGAAGCACATAATGCTGGCCAAGTTCAGAGATGGGATCCCGCCTCACCGAGTCGAAGAGCTCATCAAGGGCTACGCTAATCTCGTTAATCTCATCGAACCCATGAAGGCCTTTCAATG GGGCAGGGATGTGAGCATCGAGCACCTGCACCAAGGCTTCACACATGTGTTCGAGTCGACATTTGAGAGCACAGAGGGTGTAGCAGAGTACTTACCTCACCCTGAACATGTCAAGTTCGCGATGCACTTCCTCCCCTCCTTGGAGAAGGTCATAGTGGTCGACTACAAGCCCACGACCGTCCGGTTTTGA
- the LOC116192443 gene encoding galactinol synthase 2-like → MAPVAASEPAINVPKNNAYVTFLAGNGDYVKGVVGLAKGLRRANSAFPLVVAILPDVPQEHREILESQGCIVREIEPVYPPENQTQFAMAYYVINYSKLRIWEFVEYSKMIYLDGDIQVFDNIDHLFDSPDGYFYAVMDCFCEKTWSASPQYKIGYCQQCPERVMWPEELGAPPPLYFNAGMFVYEPNLLTYYDLLETVQTTPPTSFAEQDFLNMYFRDVYKPIPPVYNLVLAMLWRHPENVNLEEVKVVHYCAAGSKPWRYTGKEENMDREDIKSLVKRWWDIYEDESLDFDKLIGNTPNPTPKSTEKLGNNFVASLPDTPPQRKAPSAA, encoded by the exons ATGGCCCCAGTAGCCGCTTCCGAACCGGCTATCAACGTGCCGAAGAATAATGCGTATGTCACATTCCTTGCTGGGAATGGGGACTACGTGAAAGGTGTGGTCGGCTTGGCGAAAGGACTGAGGAGGGCCAACTCAGCATTCCCCCTTGTTGTGGCGATCCTTCCAGATGTACCGCAGGAGCACCGGGAGATCCTCGAGTCGCAGGGCTGCATTGTCCGGGAGATCGAACCAGTCTACCCGCCCGAGAACCAGACCCAATTCGCCATGGCATACTATGTCATTAACTACTCGAAGCTTCGCATTTGGGAG TTTGTGGAGTATTCCAAGATGATATACTTGGACGGGGACATTCAAGTCTTCGACAACATCGACCACCTCTTCGACTCGCCTGATGGGTACTTTTACGCAGTCATGGACTGCTTCTGCGAGAAGACATGGAGCGCCTCACCGCAGTACAAGATCGGTTACTGCCAGCAGTGCCCCGAGAGAGTCATGTGGCCTGAGGAGTTGGGGGCGCCGCCGCCACTGTACTTCAATGCCGGCATGTTCGTGTATGAGCCGAATCTACTGACATACTATGACCTGCTGGAGACCGTCCAGACCACCCCTCCGACGTCCTTTGCCGAGCAG GATTTCTTGAACATGTACTTCAGGGACGTATACAAGCCAATCCCTCCTGTCTACAACCTTGTCTTGGCCATGCTATGGCGTCATCCTGAGAATGTCAACCTTGAAGAAGTCAAAGTTGTTCACTACTGTGCTGCT GGATCAAAGCCATGGAGGTACACTGGGAAGGAAGAGAACATGGACAGGGAAGATATCAAGAGCCTGGTGAAGAGATGGTGGGACATCTACGAGGATGAGTCCCTGGACTTCGATAAGCTTATCGGCAACACTCCCAATCCCACACCAAAAAGCACGGAAAAGCTCGGCAATAACTTCGTAGCTTCTCTGCCGGACACTCCTCCTCAGAGGAAGGCGCCTTCCGCCGCATAA
- the LOC116192076 gene encoding probable protein phosphatase 2C 13 — protein MVLSPTMVTEAEVSVQYRLCVAKEPAVVHQIEVASSPILGEVRVADSVITEFTRFDSGLSCSENVKDAAMDSPKSKYLPCIRSGSYADIGSRMSMEDEHIRIDDLSARLGSSNCCSPSAFYAVFDGHGGPEAAMYIKRNAMKLFFDDALIPEALEIDDSFLKQLENSHREAFLQADLALATEPTVSSSCGTTALTAVVLGRHLLVANAGDCRAVLCKRGTAVEMSQDHRPSYLPERMRVEGLGGYILDGYLNGYLSVTRALGDWDMKLPLGSDSPLIAEPDIRRAILTEEDEFLIIACDGIWDVMSSQYAVSLVRQGLKRHNDPQQCARELVMDALRLNTSDNLSVIVVCFSSPEPFPPQRRRLRCCNLSEDARNRLRSLLGGN, from the exons ATGGTGCTGAGCCCGACTATGGTGACCGAAGCGGAGGTCAGCGTGCAGTACAGGCTATGCGTGGCTAAGGAGCCCGCAGTCGTCCACCAGATCGAGGTCGCCTCCTCCCCGATCCTTGGCGAAGTCCGTGTCGCTGACTCTGTTATAACCGAATTCACGCGCTTTGACTCG ggttTGAGCTGCTCAGAGAATGTGAAGGATGCTGCCATGGACTCTCCTAAAAGCAAGTACCTACCCTGCATTCGATCTGGTAGTTATGCTGACATCGGCTCTCGTATGTCTATGGAAGATGAGCACATCAGGATAGATGATCTATCAGCCCGCCTGGGCTCCTCCAACTGTTGCTCACCGAGTGCCTTCTATGCGGTTTTTGATGGCCATGGAGGCCCTGAAGCTGCCATGTACATTAAAAGGAATGCAATGAAGCTATTCTTCGATGATGCCCTCATACCAGAAGCATTAGAGATCGATGATTCGTTCCTAAAACAGCTTGAGAACTCTCACCGAGAAGCGTTTCTTCAGGCAGACCTTGCCTTAGCGACTGAACCCACTGTTAGCAGTTCTTGTGGAACTACAGCTCTCACGGCAGTAGTCCTTGGGAGACATCTATTGGTTGCAAATGCTGGTGACTGTAGAGCTGTCCTGTGCAAAAGGGGAACGGCAGTTGAAATGTCCCAAGATCACAGGCCTTCTTACTTGCCCGAGCGAATGCGAGTAGAGGGGTTGGGTGGTTATATCCTTGATGGGTATCTGAATGGCTATCTATCTGTAACCCGAGCCCTTGGAGACTGGGATATGAAGCTCCCTCTAGGCTCTGATTCTCCTCTCATCGCTGAGCCTGATATTCGACGGGCTATTTTGACCGAGGAGGACGAGTTCTTGATAATTGCCTGCGATGGGATATGGGATGTGATGTCTAGTCAGTATGCAGTCTCTCTCGTCCGGCAGGGCCTCAAGAGGCACAATGACCCGCAGCAGTGCGCCAGAGAGCTTGTGATGGACGCCTTGCGACTCAATACTTCCGATAATCTCTCAGTGATTGTTGTGTGCTTCTCTTCCCCTGAGCCATTCCCGCCTCAGAGACGGAGGCTGAGGTGTTGCAATCTATCCGAGGACGCTAGAAACAGGCTGAGAAGCTTGCTCGGAGGCAACTGA
- the LOC116208519 gene encoding stress-response A/B barrel domain-containing protein HS1-like, producing MEEAKGVVKHVLLAKFKDDIPPDQVEELIKGYANLVSKIEPMKSFQWGKDVSIENLHQGYTHVFESTFESTEGIAEYIGHPAHLEFTNLFLPALEKVIVIDYKPTTVRI from the exons atggAGGAAGCAAAGGGAGTAGTGAAGCACGTACTGCTTGCCAAGTTCAAAGACGACATCCCACCCGACCAAGTCGAGGAGCTCATCAAGGGCTACGCCAATCTCGTCAGCAAAATCGAGCCCATGAAGTCCTTCCAATG GGGCAAGGATGTGAGCATCGAGAACCTGCACCAAGGCTATACTCACGTGTTCGAGTCGACATTCGAGAGCACCGAGGGCATAGCGGAGTACATAGGCCACCCTGCTCATCTCGAGTTCACGAACCTGTTCCTACCTGCATTGGAGAAAGTCATTGTCATCGATTACAAGCCCACGACCGTTCGGATCTGA